One window of the Nocardia huaxiensis genome contains the following:
- a CDS encoding AAA family ATPase, with translation MVGVPELPLTARLNLSAADARRGVVRLHPETLTALGLRKQDGVMLRGARETTAVVAESRTIMPGEVWLDEVTLSNAGVRPDSPVRVSPADVQPARRIAVMGSASVQGTVPPPTLRRALLRKIVTVSDAVSLSPQDVEPRISSSTVTRELSRTIGFGWTNELLKVTATEPSGPVTVSSNTIVEWGLGISASPSHTSGDLAPVAAPATAPARLPTPTDLSAAAAAHDREAAPESAVAVADLAGVQAQAGKLTEWLQLALNRPDLLKTLGAPSHLGVLITGPAGVGKATLARAVVAQRRLIELDGPSIGATEGGSRLREVNTAVSAICDGGGGVLLITDIDALLPAEAEPVATLILDQLRAAVATKGVAMLVTTSNPAGVDPRLRGPDLCDREVSLPLPTAAVRAALLERLVRPAPTEGLRIDEIAARTPGFVVSDLAALVREAALRAALRALRAEDDPELPEGERREQSKPVLTQADLLGALEVIRPLSRSGSEELAVGGVSLEDVGDMVETKQALTEAVLWPLQHPDSFARLGIDPPRGVLLYGPPGCGKTFLVRALANTGQLSVHAVKGAELLDKWVGSSERAVRELFQRARDSAPSLIFLDEIDALAPRRGQATDAGVTDRIVATLLTEMDGVEPLRNVVVVGATNRPDLIDPALTRPGRLERLVFVPPPDAAARAEILRTAAKSVLLAKEVRLRKLAAELEGYSAADCAALLREAALAAMRRDIDADVVTAADVATARKAVRPSLDPVQVETLRLYAAQRAGSAQNGTASGYV, from the coding sequence ATGGTGGGCGTGCCGGAACTCCCGTTGACCGCTCGCCTCAATCTTTCGGCCGCCGATGCCCGCCGGGGCGTGGTGCGGTTGCATCCGGAGACGCTCACGGCGCTGGGACTGCGCAAGCAGGACGGGGTGATGCTGCGGGGGGCGCGGGAGACCACCGCGGTGGTGGCCGAGTCACGGACGATCATGCCGGGTGAGGTGTGGCTGGACGAGGTGACACTGTCCAATGCGGGCGTGCGGCCGGATTCGCCGGTGCGGGTATCGCCCGCGGATGTGCAGCCGGCCCGGCGGATCGCGGTGATGGGGTCGGCGTCGGTGCAGGGGACCGTGCCGCCGCCGACATTGCGGCGGGCGCTGCTCCGGAAGATCGTCACGGTGAGCGACGCGGTATCGCTGTCGCCACAGGATGTGGAGCCGCGCATCAGCAGTTCCACTGTGACGCGGGAACTTTCGCGCACGATCGGCTTCGGCTGGACCAACGAGCTGCTGAAGGTGACGGCGACGGAACCGTCCGGGCCGGTCACCGTCAGCTCGAACACGATCGTGGAGTGGGGCCTGGGTATTTCCGCGAGCCCCTCACACACGTCCGGCGACCTCGCACCCGTGGCCGCGCCCGCGACCGCTCCCGCCCGATTGCCCACTCCCACAGACCTTTCGGCCGCCGCCGCGGCGCACGATCGGGAGGCCGCGCCGGAATCGGCTGTGGCCGTGGCCGATCTGGCGGGCGTGCAGGCGCAGGCCGGGAAGCTCACGGAATGGCTGCAACTCGCACTGAACCGGCCGGACCTGCTGAAAACCCTTGGGGCGCCGTCGCATCTCGGCGTGCTGATCACGGGGCCGGCCGGGGTCGGCAAGGCGACCCTGGCCCGCGCGGTGGTGGCGCAGCGGCGCTTGATCGAATTGGATGGCCCGTCCATCGGCGCCACCGAGGGCGGCAGCCGGTTGCGCGAGGTCAATACGGCCGTGTCGGCGATCTGCGACGGTGGTGGCGGGGTGCTGCTGATCACCGATATCGACGCGCTGCTGCCCGCCGAGGCGGAACCGGTGGCCACCCTCATCCTGGATCAGTTGCGTGCCGCGGTCGCGACCAAAGGGGTCGCCATGCTGGTGACGACGTCGAATCCGGCCGGGGTGGATCCCCGGCTGCGCGGGCCGGATCTGTGCGATCGGGAAGTGTCGCTGCCGCTGCCCACCGCCGCGGTCCGGGCGGCGCTGTTGGAGCGACTGGTGCGACCGGCACCGACCGAGGGCCTGAGAATCGATGAGATCGCCGCGCGCACACCCGGATTCGTGGTGTCGGATCTCGCAGCGCTGGTGCGCGAGGCAGCCCTGCGGGCCGCGTTGCGGGCGTTGCGCGCGGAGGACGATCCGGAACTCCCCGAGGGCGAGCGGCGCGAGCAGTCGAAACCGGTCCTGACACAGGCGGATCTGCTGGGCGCGCTCGAGGTCATCCGCCCGCTGTCGCGGTCCGGTTCGGAGGAATTGGCCGTCGGCGGTGTGAGTCTCGAGGACGTCGGCGACATGGTGGAAACCAAGCAGGCGCTCACCGAGGCGGTGCTGTGGCCGCTGCAGCATCCGGATTCGTTCGCGCGGCTGGGGATCGATCCGCCGCGCGGGGTGCTGCTCTACGGGCCGCCCGGATGCGGGAAGACCTTCCTGGTGCGCGCACTGGCGAACACCGGTCAGTTGAGCGTGCACGCCGTGAAAGGGGCCGAACTGCTGGACAAGTGGGTCGGTTCGTCCGAGCGCGCGGTGCGGGAGCTGTTCCAGCGCGCCCGCGATTCCGCGCCCTCGCTGATCTTCCTCGACGAGATCGACGCGCTCGCGCCGCGCCGCGGGCAGGCCACCGACGCGGGCGTCACCGACCGCATCGTGGCCACCCTGCTCACCGAGATGGACGGCGTGGAACCGCTGCGCAATGTGGTCGTGGTGGGCGCGACCAACCGCCCGGACCTGATCGATCCGGCGCTGACCCGGCCCGGCCGGCTCGAGCGCTTGGTCTTCGTGCCGCCGCCGGATGCCGCCGCGCGGGCCGAAATCCTGCGCACCGCAGCCAAGTCCGTTCTGCTCGCCAAGGAGGTCCGGCTCCGGAAACTGGCCGCGGAGCTGGAGGGCTATTCGGCCGCGGACTGTGCCGCACTGCTGCGAGAGGCCGCGCTGGCCGCCATGCGCCGGGATATCGACGCCGACGTGGTGACGGCCGCCGATGTGGCGACCGCCCGCAAAGCGGTTCGGCCGTCGCTGGATCCGGTGCAGGTCGAGACGCTGCGGCTGTACGCGGCACAGCGCGCCGGGTCCGCGCAGAACGGCACGGCCTCCGGGTACGTGTGA
- a CDS encoding DUF5933 domain-containing protein encodes MVTARGVRVGAAVAAVPVLLLGLQIFASRNGFEGPLVSTWHDFTGTPKSVTVPWAGLALALVGLTWRWRFITLGLALGVDAVFAGVRLLDGATPTLGSGPTIALTALAMWAVFRWDGVQRRNALHAAALGALLILATKVGDVWLHITVIARPTVLDQYVLLADHALGEPSWVMGRLVDAAGPVVYGVLHWVYIELPVMAMVVAVWQLRHVVTRGQWPSHYLVRTFLVLGLLGPVVYVIFPVVGPMFAFGADGHGLQVGNYWPQIIPPLDTHPAAMAFDNVTPRNCMPSMHTAWALTVFIHSRRDNDGSPAPRLLRWAGAFWLAATLTATLGFGYHYGVDLVAGAVLCMAVESALRAPERGWDRTRIQLVGAGFALLAVLLLSYRYLAVEMAEFPVPAGIVIVGLFAAYVTAFYRTWFARRPAPAPVEESVPA; translated from the coding sequence TCGCTTCGCGCAATGGGTTCGAGGGACCGCTGGTCAGTACGTGGCACGACTTCACCGGGACGCCGAAATCGGTGACCGTGCCCTGGGCGGGGCTGGCGCTGGCGCTGGTCGGTTTGACCTGGCGGTGGCGGTTCATCACGCTCGGGCTGGCGCTGGGGGTCGATGCGGTTTTCGCCGGGGTGCGGCTGCTCGACGGCGCGACGCCGACGCTGGGAAGCGGGCCGACCATCGCGCTCACCGCCCTCGCGATGTGGGCGGTGTTCCGGTGGGACGGGGTGCAGCGGCGAAATGCGTTGCACGCGGCCGCGCTTGGGGCGCTCCTGATTCTGGCGACCAAGGTGGGGGATGTGTGGCTGCACATCACCGTGATCGCGCGGCCAACCGTGCTCGACCAGTACGTGCTGCTGGCCGATCATGCGCTGGGGGAGCCGTCGTGGGTGATGGGCCGGCTCGTCGATGCGGCGGGGCCGGTCGTGTACGGGGTGCTGCACTGGGTGTACATCGAACTGCCGGTGATGGCGATGGTGGTCGCGGTGTGGCAGTTGCGGCATGTGGTGACGCGCGGGCAGTGGCCGAGCCACTATCTGGTGCGGACATTCCTGGTGCTCGGGCTGCTCGGGCCGGTCGTCTACGTGATCTTCCCGGTGGTGGGGCCCATGTTCGCGTTCGGCGCGGACGGGCACGGGTTGCAGGTGGGCAACTACTGGCCGCAGATCATTCCGCCGCTCGATACGCATCCGGCCGCAATGGCTTTCGACAATGTGACGCCGCGCAACTGCATGCCGTCCATGCACACCGCGTGGGCGCTCACCGTGTTCATTCATTCGCGGCGCGACAATGACGGGTCGCCCGCACCGCGACTGCTGCGGTGGGCGGGGGCGTTCTGGCTCGCGGCCACACTGACCGCGACGCTCGGCTTCGGGTACCACTACGGGGTCGATCTGGTGGCGGGTGCGGTGCTCTGCATGGCCGTGGAATCCGCGCTGCGGGCTCCCGAACGCGGGTGGGATCGCACCCGCATCCAACTCGTCGGCGCGGGTTTCGCGCTGCTGGCCGTGCTGCTGCTGTCCTACCGCTACCTGGCCGTGGAAATGGCCGAATTCCCGGTTCCCGCAGGCATTGTCATCGTCGGCCTGTTCGCCGCCTACGTGACCGCCTTCTACCGCACCTGGTTCGCGCGCCGGCCCGCGCCGGCCCCGGTCGAAGAGTCCGTTCCCGCGTAG